The nucleotide sequence CCCTTTTTAGTTATTCCATAGTAATCATCTCCGCCGAAAGAAAGTGTTCCATATTTTTGTAAGAAAAATTTATATGATTCAGGAAAAGTAACACCAAGCAATGATTCGAATTCACGGATAGTATCTATATCAACCCCGCCACTAGAAAGAATTTCTTCCCCGCTTGATATCATTTCCTTTTCAATTAAATCTATATAATTCATAGCTTCCTTCCTCTTAAGGAGTTAAAAAGTCCAATGCTCTTGTTTTCCAATATGTTTTCTTCCACTGGTTAAATGGGTGCCTATTCGTTGATGGTGGCGCATTATTATATGTGCGTCTTATGCCATCAGGACCGACCTATGTTTTATCCCATTGATTTGAATACATATGAAGCATATGGTTGTATTTACTATGGGTACTACTTAAAATTTCAGTCATTGGGCCAGGTTCATTTTGAATGACATGATGAAGGTTTATTTCTAAGCCATCCTTACCAATAGGTGTAATCCCTTTCTTCATTCGTTGAATATTCGTCCTTCCGAAGTCATCAATATGATTGAGATCAAATAAATCATTTCCTTGGTAAACTCTAAGCTTCAATCCGCACTGACTTACTGTGGGTATGCGCCACGGTAGATCAATAAGAACATCGGAAGATTTGGTGATTGTGAACTGCCTCTCTAAATCTAAATAGCGTTTCATAATTTTGCTACACATGGCCTTATTCAACCTATTGTTATATATGGAATTATGAGTGGTATAATATGTAGCACTATTTTAGAATCTTATTTAGTTATTAAATGTTGAATCTAGCTTTTGAGGGCCGTTCATCTATAATTTTATTAACTATTCTTCAAAAGAATAGGATTGAAAATAACTCATGTCTTTTTATCTTTTTTTATACCGCACGGCATAACTCCTTTTTTAAATATAGAAAATATTTCTTCTAATTTAGCGTCTTGATTAAAATAAATATCGATAAATGTTTGTCATATTTAACCTGTTATTACATTCGTCATTTACTTCATTTAGAAAGTTATCGTATTCTATGTTATCAACTAACCTTTTTTTCTTTCTTATAAGATATCATTTTCTTTTTCTCATATTTTCTTTGACTTGATCCTGGGTAGATATTTTTATTCTGTGAAGGATATCCTTTTCTGCTTTTTTATAATCCTCATGAAGATAAAACTCGGATGCCAAATTAGAGAAAAAATCACTCTAAACCATATAGTTACTTGGTATGTCTTGATCGAAAAGAAGCTTTAATGCCCTATCTTTATTATCCATAATTTCATATTCATTAAATTCTTCAATAGAACCGGATAAAAAATCCGAGCTTTTAAAGAATTCAACGGGTTCCATATAAAAATTTATTATCTCACCCAGATTAAATTATCCTAAAATTCTACTCCAGAGATCAAAGATGCTTTGTCTGACTTTTTAATTTACGTCTTCCCCCTGAATATTAGTGTTATACCTATCTTTGTTTTTAATAATATTGCCATTCTCCATATCTTTTTTAGTTATATTTTGAATGTTAGCTACTTGTTTCGATATAGTATTAATTGATTGATGTAGATTTATTTTATCCAGAGTATTGCATCAGTATATCCGTGATGATTACCTTGATGCCTTGCTATTACACTAACCCGTCGGCGTGGCATGGGTATTCTCCACGGTAAGAAAGAAGCCAGCCGGAAGCGATTCCGGCTTTTTACTGTTTCAGAGAGAAAACAGAATAAAATAGCTAAAATATAGCATATGTATATACCCGTAATCATTGAAGATGCTTGATTTTATCCGAAATGGAGATCATTATCCTCGCTATGAAAATATTCATTACCGATGAACAAAAAGCCGAACTTGAACATCTCCATCACACCTGCCGTGATAAGAGGGAGTGTGATCGCATC is from Photorhabdus laumondii subsp. laumondii and encodes:
- a CDS encoding HNH/ENDO VII family nuclease is translated as MKRYLDLERQFTITKSSDVLIDLPWRIPTVSQCGLKLRVYQGNDLFDLNHIDDFGRTNIQRMKKGITPIGKDGLEINLHHVIQNEPGPMTEILSSTHSKYNHMLHMYSNQWDKT